The Paenibacillus sp. MBLB1832 genome has a window encoding:
- a CDS encoding exonuclease SbcCD subunit D, giving the protein MRILHTADWHFGRALEGRSRLEEQIAFMDELVRIVQDEEIDLVLIAGDIYDSVNPPAAAEQLFYEGIARLANGAKRQVAIISGNHDHPDRLAASGPLAAKQGITLIGLPVPDIQTIGIARTGELAKLIALPYPSESRLKELLSEVAEEEVLRSKYSERVGALIRKQAAHFEPSTVNLIMSHLYVLGGHETESERPIQVGGAYTVDTSALTAGAQYVGLGHLHRPQNVKAASPIRYSGSPIAYSFSEEGQAKSVTILDLSPGQTAEPKEIFLSSGRPLVSWRAKEGIGQVHQWLDEQKAGNAWIDLEITMTSAMSIEQIQSLRKAYDGFIHIRPIYPEMEVARASMPKAALSMEEHFTRFYARQTGGAQPEPALIQLFLELLQEKDHGEASGE; this is encoded by the coding sequence ATGCGAATCTTGCATACAGCGGACTGGCACTTTGGACGAGCACTAGAGGGGCGCAGCCGATTGGAAGAGCAGATTGCCTTTATGGATGAGCTTGTCCGTATCGTCCAGGATGAAGAGATTGATTTGGTATTAATCGCCGGCGACATTTATGACAGCGTAAATCCGCCAGCTGCTGCGGAGCAGTTGTTCTATGAGGGAATAGCAAGACTAGCGAATGGCGCTAAGAGGCAAGTGGCTATTATTTCAGGTAACCACGATCATCCCGATCGCTTAGCAGCTTCTGGTCCACTTGCGGCCAAACAAGGAATTACCTTAATTGGCTTGCCAGTTCCAGACATCCAAACGATTGGCATCGCTCGAACGGGTGAGCTTGCCAAACTCATCGCATTGCCTTATCCCTCGGAGTCTCGGTTAAAGGAATTGCTATCTGAAGTCGCCGAGGAAGAAGTCCTCAGAAGCAAATATTCGGAGCGTGTTGGCGCACTCATTCGCAAGCAGGCGGCGCATTTCGAGCCGAGCACCGTGAATTTAATCATGAGCCACCTTTATGTACTTGGGGGGCATGAGACGGAATCAGAGCGCCCGATTCAAGTTGGAGGCGCCTATACCGTGGATACATCTGCATTGACGGCAGGTGCCCAGTACGTGGGACTGGGTCATTTGCATCGCCCTCAGAACGTGAAGGCAGCTTCACCGATCAGGTACAGCGGTTCTCCTATCGCATATAGTTTTTCGGAAGAGGGTCAGGCCAAATCCGTTACCATACTGGATCTTTCTCCTGGTCAAACGGCAGAGCCGAAAGAAATTTTCTTAAGCTCAGGACGTCCGCTTGTGAGCTGGAGAGCGAAAGAAGGCATTGGGCAAGTTCATCAATGGCTTGATGAGCAAAAGGCGGGTAACGCATGGATAGATTTGGAGATAACGATGACATCTGCGATGTCCATCGAACAAATCCAATCGCTGCGCAAAGCTTATGATGGTTTTATTCACATAAGGCCGATCTATCCAGAAATGGAAGTTGCACGCGCTTCGATGCCGAAAGCAGCCTTATCGATGGAAGAACATTTCACGCGCTTCTATGCGCGTCAAACGGGTGGAGCGCAGCCGGAGCCAGCACTTATTCAATTATTTTTGGAGCTTCTACAGGAGAAAGATCATGGTGAGGCATCAGGAGAATAA
- a CDS encoding Na/Pi cotransporter family protein: protein MIHAIILPVAAGLTLFLIGMKLMESSLQAWAGPRLQQWLERFTRTPVRGLITGTVLTAALQSSTAITVIAIGLVGAGVLSFPRTLGVILGTNIGTCLTTELIGLSLGGIGVPILLASASVWLSSWLAGPLKPAAQGLGLDQTAALRRGHTWLPSVRYGSLATAGFALVLLGIEIMQTIGPALQSRGLFAWFVHQAQTSLLWGILAGAAVTALVHSSAAVIAMAMGLAAGGGIPVELGIAITIGANVGTCATAVIAGISSSRAGRYVAWSHVLLNVGGAILFYPWIHQLASLSELLAHDAASQIARSQTIFNIVGSLVALPLCYLSMWKRLEFRSQ from the coding sequence ATGATCCATGCCATTATCTTGCCTGTTGCCGCAGGCTTAACCTTGTTTCTGATCGGAATGAAGCTGATGGAATCATCGCTTCAAGCTTGGGCAGGCCCCCGCCTTCAGCAATGGCTGGAGCGGTTTACCCGAACGCCGGTGCGCGGCCTTATCACCGGCACCGTACTTACCGCGGCGCTCCAGAGCAGCACCGCGATCACCGTCATCGCCATCGGCCTCGTCGGCGCTGGCGTGCTGTCCTTCCCGAGAACACTTGGCGTGATTCTCGGGACGAACATCGGCACCTGCCTCACCACCGAGCTGATTGGACTCAGCCTCGGTGGTATCGGTGTGCCGATCCTGCTCGCCAGCGCCAGCGTCTGGCTGTCGAGCTGGCTGGCTGGGCCCTTGAAGCCTGCGGCTCAAGGGCTTGGCCTAGACCAGACCGCAGCGCTGCGCCGCGGTCACACATGGCTGCCCAGCGTCCGCTACGGATCGCTGGCAACGGCCGGCTTCGCTCTCGTGCTGCTCGGCATCGAGATCATGCAAACGATCGGGCCTGCGCTGCAGTCCCGAGGTCTGTTCGCCTGGTTCGTGCACCAGGCGCAAACGAGCCTGCTCTGGGGCATCCTCGCAGGCGCTGCAGTGACAGCGCTGGTGCACAGCAGCGCGGCCGTCATCGCGATGGCGATGGGCCTCGCCGCCGGCGGAGGCATCCCCGTCGAGCTGGGCATCGCGATCACGATCGGCGCCAATGTCGGCACCTGCGCGACCGCAGTCATCGCGGGCATTAGCTCCTCGCGCGCGGGGCGATACGTCGCCTGGTCACACGTGCTGCTTAATGTGGGCGGCGCGATCCTCTTTTATCCTTGGATCCATCAGCTTGCCAGCCTCTCGGAACTGCTTGCACATGACGCCGCATCTCAGATCGCTCGTTCCCAAACGATCTTCAATATCGTTGGTTCACTGGTAGCACTGCCGCTTTGTTATCTTAGTATGTGGAAGCGCCTTGAGTTCCGTTCACAATAG
- the addB gene encoding helicase-exonuclease AddAB subunit AddB, with translation MSIRFVIGRAGSGKSQRCLSEIKQQLTTAPEGAPLILLVPEQATFQDEHAIVSDPSIRGMIRAQVLSFHRLAWRVMQEEGGTARLPIDDTGKKLLLTRILHRRKDELRIFGHSAEQMGFVDRLNQLFTEMKRYCVSAEGLEAHELKRVTSLGEQGLLRDKMHDIQLVYRQFEAELAQQYLDGEDYLTLLAEQVKNSAYLRDASIWIDGFHGFTPQEFQVLGALLAVCKEVTITLCLNRELQAGDVPDELDLFHPTATTMIRLQEMVWQLGLGSAEVIQLAPEHAPRFEDSPALAFLERNFDRRIGGRVSPYSVTGDEKLSDQLVIREAVHRRAEVEGAVRDMLQLVREHGVRWREIAIMVRNMEGYQDLLNMVLTDYEIPHFFDQKRSVLHHPLVEFIRSALEVVGYNWHYDAVFRCVKTDLLLPMEAESQRTELDKLENYVLAFGIQGYRWTDGKPWTYTLRANLEQSDDLQLEQTAELQALNRSRSWVVGPLQAFSKKLDQARTVKQKVEAIYELLVQVQVPERLQTWADLATEAGNPEKAREHGQMWNGVMDMLDQLVESMGEDETSLELFTSLIETGMESMKLGLVPPAMDQLLIGSMDRTRSSGIRYAYIFGVSEGVIPAQMAEKGVLTEAERCILMDAGLPMADGSRRKLMDEQFIIYTSLSVPGKRLWLSYPLADEEGKSLLPSELIKQIRQLFPGTERPLLLAEPSLESSETEQVAYLSHPRQAISHLAVRLKHWMLGGRMSELWWETYNWYAEHPEWQPKLQAIVQALHYTNKEKGLSPATSIQLYGQHLRASVSRMEKFVACPFSHFVSHGLRLQERHVYRLDAPDIGQLFHAALNQFVRNLQQDQLDWGSLSASECMERSAVVVDELAPRLQGEILLSSSRYAYIARKLKQVVGKAAVILGEHAKHGQFQPLGLEIDFGPGKDLPSLTFELDNGCTMEIIGRIDRVDRADSEQGVLLRVIDYKSSQTALQLSEVYYGLSLQMLTYLDVVLTHAQTWLGAPAKPAGVLYFHVHNPMLQQKNALDAAAVEKELRKRYKMKGLVTADSEVAGLMDDELIQGTGNSQLIPVGIKKDGTFYATSSVATDEQWDTLRTYVRKQVKQIGTNITNGHVDIAPYRLGKKSACQHCSYTAICQIDPLFEGNDIQVFRQRAKDQIWTDLAEQASQS, from the coding sequence ATGTCCATTCGATTCGTGATTGGTAGAGCGGGAAGCGGCAAGAGCCAGCGTTGTCTGTCCGAAATCAAACAACAGTTAACAACGGCACCTGAGGGTGCACCGTTGATTTTATTAGTACCCGAACAAGCAACTTTCCAAGATGAACATGCCATCGTATCGGATCCGTCGATTCGCGGGATGATTCGTGCGCAAGTTTTGAGTTTTCATCGTTTAGCATGGCGTGTTATGCAAGAAGAAGGCGGGACGGCAAGGCTGCCAATTGATGATACGGGTAAGAAATTGCTGCTGACGCGTATTTTACATAGGAGGAAAGATGAACTTCGCATTTTCGGTCATTCCGCTGAACAAATGGGTTTCGTCGATCGATTGAATCAGCTGTTTACAGAGATGAAACGTTATTGCGTGTCTGCGGAAGGGTTGGAGGCACATGAGCTAAAACGGGTAACTAGTTTAGGTGAACAGGGATTACTTCGAGATAAAATGCACGATATTCAACTGGTGTATCGTCAATTTGAAGCGGAGTTAGCGCAGCAATATTTGGATGGTGAGGATTATTTAACATTGCTTGCTGAGCAAGTGAAGAACTCTGCTTATTTGCGCGATGCCAGCATTTGGATTGATGGCTTTCATGGCTTTACGCCGCAAGAATTTCAAGTCTTAGGAGCGCTGTTAGCTGTCTGTAAGGAAGTGACCATTACGTTATGCTTAAATAGGGAACTGCAAGCTGGCGACGTGCCAGATGAGCTGGATCTTTTCCATCCGACTGCCACCACGATGATTCGATTGCAAGAGATGGTGTGGCAGCTTGGACTCGGATCTGCCGAGGTTATTCAACTTGCGCCTGAGCACGCGCCAAGATTTGAAGACAGTCCTGCCCTAGCGTTTCTTGAGCGAAATTTCGATCGTCGTATCGGCGGCAGGGTATCGCCTTACAGCGTGACTGGTGATGAAAAGCTTTCTGACCAACTCGTGATTCGGGAAGCTGTCCATCGTCGTGCGGAAGTTGAGGGTGCAGTGCGAGACATGCTGCAACTAGTCCGAGAACATGGTGTTCGCTGGCGTGAAATTGCGATTATGGTGAGGAATATGGAAGGCTACCAGGATTTATTGAATATGGTGCTGACGGATTACGAGATTCCTCATTTTTTTGATCAGAAACGTTCAGTTCTGCACCATCCCTTGGTAGAGTTTATTCGCTCCGCACTTGAGGTCGTAGGATATAACTGGCATTATGATGCGGTTTTTCGCTGTGTCAAAACGGATTTACTGCTTCCAATGGAGGCGGAGTCGCAGCGGACTGAACTTGATAAATTAGAAAATTATGTGCTGGCTTTCGGTATTCAAGGATATCGATGGACCGATGGCAAGCCTTGGACCTATACATTGCGTGCGAATTTGGAGCAGTCTGATGACTTACAGCTGGAACAAACCGCGGAATTGCAAGCGTTGAATCGGAGCAGATCATGGGTTGTTGGTCCGCTTCAAGCCTTTTCAAAGAAACTTGATCAAGCACGTACTGTCAAACAAAAAGTAGAAGCGATCTATGAACTCCTTGTACAGGTTCAGGTGCCAGAAAGATTGCAGACATGGGCAGACCTAGCGACAGAGGCAGGCAATCCTGAAAAGGCTCGTGAACATGGGCAAATGTGGAACGGCGTGATGGATATGTTAGATCAATTAGTGGAATCCATGGGCGAAGATGAGACTTCGCTTGAATTGTTCACTTCACTGATTGAGACGGGCATGGAAAGTATGAAATTGGGACTAGTTCCCCCAGCGATGGACCAATTATTGATCGGAAGCATGGACAGAACGCGCTCTAGCGGTATTCGCTATGCGTATATTTTTGGCGTAAGTGAAGGGGTCATCCCCGCGCAAATGGCTGAAAAAGGCGTTCTAACAGAGGCAGAGCGCTGCATTTTAATGGACGCGGGTCTACCTATGGCTGATGGCAGTCGGCGCAAGTTGATGGACGAGCAATTTATCATTTACACATCTCTATCAGTTCCAGGGAAGCGACTGTGGCTTAGCTATCCCCTGGCGGATGAAGAAGGAAAGTCGTTGCTGCCTTCTGAATTAATCAAGCAAATTCGTCAACTGTTTCCAGGGACGGAGCGGCCGTTGCTCCTTGCAGAACCATCCCTAGAGTCTTCGGAAACGGAGCAAGTTGCTTATTTGTCTCATCCGAGACAAGCGATCTCACATTTGGCAGTTCGTTTGAAGCACTGGATGCTAGGTGGGCGAATGTCTGAACTTTGGTGGGAGACGTACAACTGGTATGCAGAGCATCCTGAATGGCAGCCTAAGCTGCAAGCGATTGTACAAGCTCTTCATTACACGAATAAAGAGAAGGGACTGTCGCCTGCAACGAGTATACAGCTATACGGGCAGCATTTGAGAGCAAGTGTGTCTAGGATGGAGAAGTTTGTAGCATGTCCGTTTTCTCACTTTGTCTCACATGGTCTGAGACTGCAGGAGCGTCATGTATATCGTTTGGATGCCCCGGATATCGGTCAATTGTTCCACGCTGCGTTGAATCAATTCGTTCGGAATCTGCAGCAGGATCAGTTGGATTGGGGTTCACTTTCAGCATCGGAATGTATGGAGCGATCTGCTGTGGTTGTCGATGAGTTAGCGCCAAGACTCCAAGGGGAAATACTGTTGAGCTCCAGCCGATATGCCTATATTGCGAGGAAGTTGAAGCAAGTAGTAGGGAAAGCAGCGGTCATTCTCGGCGAACATGCCAAGCATGGTCAATTCCAGCCGCTAGGCTTAGAAATTGATTTCGGACCTGGTAAGGACCTGCCTTCACTTACCTTTGAATTAGACAATGGGTGTACGATGGAGATTATTGGGCGAATTGATCGTGTAGATCGCGCGGATAGTGAACAAGGTGTGTTATTGCGCGTGATTGATTATAAATCTAGCCAAACGGCGCTGCAGTTATCCGAAGTTTACTATGGGCTGTCCCTCCAAATGTTGACGTATTTAGATGTTGTACTTACGCATGCCCAGACATGGCTCGGTGCCCCGGCAAAGCCTGCTGGTGTGCTATATTTCCACGTGCATAATCCGATGTTGCAGCAAAAAAACGCATTAGATGCTGCTGCTGTTGAGAAGGAACTTCGCAAACGCTATAAAATGAAAGGCCTCGTAACAGCTGATTCAGAAGTTGCTGGGTTGATGGATGATGAACTTATCCAAGGCACGGGAAATTCGCAGCTGATTCCAGTCGGTATTAAAAAAGACGGGACTTTCTACGCCACTTCTTCCGTGGCTACGGATGAACAATGGGATACGCTTCGGACCTATGTGCGCAAGCAAGTGAAACAAATCGGCACGAATATTACGAACGGTCATGTTGACATCGCGCCTTATCGTTTAGGCAAGAAATCAGCCTGTCAACATTGTTCGTATACAGCTATATGTCAAATAGATCCCTTATTTGAAGGGAATGACATTCAAGTATTTCGTCAGCGTGCCAAAGACCAAATATGGACGGATTTGGCTGAGCAAGCCAGCCAGTCATGA
- a CDS encoding class I SAM-dependent rRNA methyltransferase, translating to MAAVILHKKRKPRLEQGHPWVYKSEIERVEGDIEPGQLVAVQTHQGKYLATGYYNEASQLTVRIVAYSPLEAMTTDFFVERFTRCLQHRQRFVKGAQSYRLVYGEADFLPGLIVDKFENTLVVQLLTLGMDRCREQIVEALVQVMKPVGIFERSDVSIRELEGLKQTKGLLYGDCSKHVDILENGLRIRVDIEEGQKTGYFFDQRENRAAIAPLMTGWGHRSGIQLAEVEENGVRQQLPVNANGKVVTFPLWDGASVLECFSHTGSFTLNACKFGAKKVTCLDISEHAIESARTNVALNGFEDRVEFVVADAFEYLRMQVKGLDERKLRAQAGAAGQSKVDTSKPVGNGGRTWDVVILDPPAFAKTKSAVEGACRGYKDINLHGMKLVNEGGYLVTASCSYHMHPELFLETIHAAATDAGKILRLIEFRGAGMDHPRILGVDEGHYLKFAIFEVRSK from the coding sequence ATGGCAGCAGTAATTTTACATAAAAAACGGAAACCACGCTTAGAGCAAGGACATCCTTGGGTGTACAAAAGTGAGATCGAGCGTGTTGAAGGCGATATTGAGCCGGGACAGCTTGTAGCTGTTCAAACGCATCAAGGCAAATACCTTGCGACAGGGTATTACAACGAGGCATCACAACTAACTGTACGAATCGTTGCATATAGTCCGCTTGAAGCGATGACGACGGACTTTTTCGTAGAACGATTTACGCGGTGTTTGCAGCATCGTCAGCGCTTCGTGAAAGGCGCCCAGTCGTATCGATTGGTTTACGGTGAAGCTGATTTTTTACCAGGTTTAATCGTTGATAAATTCGAGAACACCTTGGTCGTTCAATTGTTAACCTTGGGGATGGACCGCTGCCGAGAGCAGATCGTCGAGGCCTTGGTGCAAGTCATGAAGCCAGTTGGGATTTTTGAACGGAGCGATGTCTCTATTCGTGAGCTGGAGGGGCTGAAACAGACCAAAGGGTTGCTGTACGGGGATTGCTCCAAACATGTGGATATTTTGGAAAATGGGCTTCGGATTCGCGTTGATATTGAGGAAGGTCAGAAGACGGGATATTTCTTCGACCAACGTGAGAATCGTGCCGCAATTGCTCCGCTAATGACGGGCTGGGGTCACCGAAGCGGGATTCAATTGGCTGAAGTTGAAGAAAACGGTGTGAGACAACAACTACCTGTCAATGCAAATGGCAAAGTTGTCACTTTTCCGCTATGGGATGGCGCTTCTGTGCTAGAATGCTTCTCCCACACAGGAAGCTTTACGTTGAATGCTTGTAAATTCGGTGCTAAAAAAGTAACGTGCCTCGACATTTCGGAGCATGCCATTGAAAGTGCGCGTACGAACGTTGCGCTGAACGGATTTGAAGATCGCGTAGAGTTCGTTGTGGCGGATGCCTTTGAATACTTGCGCATGCAAGTGAAAGGGCTAGACGAGCGGAAGCTGCGCGCACAAGCAGGGGCCGCTGGTCAATCAAAGGTTGACACATCCAAGCCTGTTGGAAATGGCGGACGCACATGGGATGTCGTCATCCTCGATCCACCTGCCTTTGCGAAGACGAAAAGCGCGGTTGAAGGCGCATGCCGCGGTTATAAAGATATCAATTTGCATGGCATGAAGCTTGTGAATGAGGGTGGGTACCTCGTAACGGCAAGCTGCTCTTACCACATGCACCCTGAGCTATTCCTGGAGACGATTCATGCAGCGGCTACCGATGCCGGGAAAATTCTTCGTTTGATTGAGTTCCGCGGGGCAGGGATGGATCACCCTCGGATTCTTGGCGTTGATGAAGGGCATTATTTGAAGTTTGCGATTTTTGAAGTCAGAAGTAAATAA
- the addA gene encoding helicase-exonuclease AddAB subunit AddA gives MITGQEPKPLGSTWTDDQWDAITLKGQNMLVAAAAGSGKTAVLVERIIRRISNEWEPIDVDRLLVATFTKAAASEMKHRIREALEKELTKQPNSQHLRKQLALMGKASITTLHSFCLEVVQRYFSLIKLDPGFRIANETEADLLRQDLLIEMLEQYYAASDENSAFWRLVDSFSGERNDQAIMNLIQKLYDVSRSHPWPEMWLRGTASMFGPPDAKPAADQEEMEYAPYEASLPYVAAGAAPVDYSLWEQSLIRDLSLELEGAADLLRQAYDLAESPGGPAPYLENLREDIELIQNLQETTTYPWSVLYRGFQTVEFGKLKACKGDDYDKALQEEVKELRNKAKDGINKLKEELFGRTPEQFHQEIAEMAPLLHVLVDLIVDFGERYQSAKAAKGLIDFADLEHYCLQILTSQDAAPGELSPSEAAQSYRKQFAEVLLDEYQDTNRVQEAIVELISAPKPGNRFMVGDVKQSIYRFRLAEPGLFMEKYKAYRSSKEAPAGTPLTGGRIDLAKNFRSRVEVVDAVNFIFKQMMNETVGEIEYDKRAELVYGAGYPPSTSDCAVEMLLVDRCKQGGDSNEFAEEVEDAEVETQVESGESTADPAIEAEELETAQLEARTIARQIRELLGGGGQEAFQVFDKKSGGNRPATYRDIVILLRATQAWSPVIIEELKKQGIPAYAELSTGYFSATEVETMLSLLKVIDNPYQDVPLAAVLRSPIVQLHAEELAQIRGVDKSKPFYESVLARAQLLTIDGESDDLATKLNLFLERLEQWRNEARQGSLADLIWHVFRQTGYYDYAGGLPGGLQRQANLRALYDRARQYESTSLRGLFRFLRFIERMKESGGDLGTARALGEQEDVVRIMTIHKSKGLEFPVVFVAGMAKMFNQRDLNDAFLLHKELGFGPRFVDTTLRVSYPTLPSLAIKKRLKLELLAEEMRVLYVALTRAREKLYLLGTVKSLDKLLRAWGRHLTRENWYLPDFELAKAKSYLDWVGPALLRHPDAVLWRERLGISDAASDLRLLQDSSRWKLTVITPESLQEVADLEDEVQLPDHDKLAAILKLASVPTNDTWKGILGDRLSWEYAYGDAPKRFAKTTVSEVKRLSEAQRIVNEMEFPIQAGIPSLDNNGSQTKSMIWRRPRFMEEKKLTAAEKGTVVHAVMQNLSLHERPTEMSITTTLQEMMDKQNMTQDQRDVVDIPVILKFFETHVGKRMIEAKQIQREVPFSFGLPASEVYPESDSTTIGETVLIQGVIDCLFEDELGLVLVDYKTDVVKGSSDEELQKRYEKQIELYARAVEHIWKRPITGKYLYFFDGAKLVEM, from the coding sequence ATGATAACAGGGCAAGAACCTAAACCCCTTGGCAGTACATGGACGGATGATCAATGGGACGCCATTACGTTGAAAGGTCAGAATATGCTAGTCGCCGCTGCGGCTGGTTCAGGTAAAACGGCCGTACTCGTAGAACGTATTATTCGTCGAATTTCCAATGAGTGGGAGCCTATCGACGTAGACCGCCTTCTGGTTGCTACGTTCACCAAGGCTGCTGCCTCGGAAATGAAGCATCGTATACGTGAAGCATTGGAGAAAGAACTGACGAAGCAGCCAAACTCTCAGCATCTACGCAAACAGTTGGCGTTAATGGGGAAAGCATCGATTACAACACTTCATTCATTTTGCTTAGAGGTTGTTCAGCGTTATTTCAGCCTTATTAAGCTGGATCCAGGGTTTCGGATCGCGAATGAAACAGAAGCTGATTTGCTTCGCCAAGACTTGCTCATTGAAATGCTCGAGCAATACTACGCGGCAAGTGATGAGAATAGTGCGTTTTGGCGGTTGGTAGACTCTTTCAGTGGTGAGCGAAACGATCAAGCGATCATGAATCTTATTCAAAAACTTTATGATGTGTCACGCAGTCATCCTTGGCCAGAGATGTGGCTGCGAGGAACGGCTTCCATGTTTGGTCCGCCAGATGCAAAGCCTGCGGCAGATCAAGAGGAAATGGAGTATGCGCCATATGAGGCGTCATTGCCTTATGTTGCCGCGGGTGCTGCTCCTGTGGATTATTCCCTTTGGGAGCAAAGCTTGATTCGTGACCTTTCACTTGAACTTGAAGGCGCTGCGGATTTGTTAAGACAAGCTTATGACCTTGCAGAATCCCCAGGCGGACCAGCGCCTTATCTCGAGAATTTGCGTGAAGATATAGAGCTAATTCAGAATTTACAAGAAACGACGACATATCCATGGTCTGTTCTGTACCGAGGATTTCAAACGGTTGAGTTCGGTAAACTCAAAGCCTGTAAAGGTGACGATTATGATAAAGCTTTGCAAGAAGAAGTGAAAGAGTTGCGCAATAAAGCAAAGGATGGCATTAACAAGCTCAAGGAAGAATTGTTCGGTCGCACACCCGAGCAGTTTCACCAAGAAATCGCGGAGATGGCACCCTTATTGCACGTTCTGGTTGATCTGATTGTTGATTTTGGTGAACGATACCAATCCGCGAAAGCAGCGAAAGGCTTAATTGATTTTGCTGATTTGGAGCACTATTGCTTGCAAATCTTGACCTCGCAAGACGCGGCACCTGGGGAGTTATCTCCTTCAGAGGCAGCGCAATCATACAGAAAGCAGTTTGCGGAAGTGCTTCTCGACGAGTATCAGGATACGAATCGCGTTCAAGAAGCCATTGTAGAGTTGATATCCGCACCTAAGCCAGGGAATCGTTTTATGGTTGGCGACGTGAAACAAAGTATTTATCGGTTTCGTCTGGCCGAGCCAGGTTTGTTTATGGAGAAATACAAAGCGTATCGTTCCAGCAAGGAAGCGCCTGCAGGTACACCTCTTACAGGTGGAAGGATTGATTTGGCGAAAAACTTCCGCAGCCGGGTTGAGGTTGTCGATGCCGTTAATTTCATTTTTAAACAGATGATGAATGAAACGGTCGGTGAAATTGAGTACGACAAGCGAGCGGAATTGGTGTATGGCGCGGGCTATCCTCCTTCTACATCAGACTGTGCAGTTGAAATGCTCCTTGTAGACCGGTGCAAGCAAGGCGGAGATTCGAATGAATTCGCTGAAGAAGTGGAAGATGCTGAAGTCGAAACACAAGTAGAGTCAGGAGAAAGTACTGCTGATCCAGCCATTGAAGCGGAAGAATTGGAAACTGCCCAACTGGAAGCTCGTACAATAGCTCGTCAAATTCGTGAACTGTTAGGTGGCGGCGGTCAAGAAGCTTTCCAAGTGTTTGATAAAAAGTCGGGTGGGAATCGTCCAGCCACGTATCGTGATATCGTCATTTTGTTAAGAGCGACACAAGCTTGGTCGCCTGTTATCATCGAGGAACTTAAAAAACAGGGAATCCCTGCCTATGCAGAGTTGAGTACGGGGTATTTTTCAGCCACTGAGGTCGAGACGATGCTTTCGTTGTTGAAAGTGATCGACAATCCTTATCAGGACGTCCCATTAGCAGCCGTATTAAGATCGCCAATCGTTCAATTGCATGCGGAGGAATTAGCGCAAATTCGTGGAGTAGACAAGTCTAAGCCGTTCTATGAGTCTGTTTTGGCTAGAGCGCAGCTTTTAACAATAGACGGAGAATCAGACGATTTAGCAACCAAACTTAACTTGTTTCTAGAGCGCTTGGAGCAATGGCGCAACGAGGCAAGACAAGGTTCATTAGCAGATCTGATTTGGCACGTTTTTAGACAAACAGGTTACTATGACTACGCTGGCGGTTTGCCTGGCGGCTTACAAAGGCAAGCCAATCTCAGAGCGCTGTACGATCGTGCTAGGCAATATGAAAGTACATCTCTGCGAGGCTTATTTCGCTTTTTACGTTTTATCGAGCGTATGAAAGAGAGCGGAGGAGATTTGGGTACCGCGCGAGCGCTCGGTGAACAAGAAGATGTTGTCCGCATCATGACGATTCACAAGAGTAAGGGGCTAGAGTTCCCTGTCGTATTTGTTGCTGGTATGGCCAAAATGTTCAATCAACGAGATTTGAATGATGCTTTCTTATTGCATAAGGAGCTTGGTTTTGGACCTCGCTTTGTAGATACGACACTTCGTGTTAGCTATCCGACGCTGCCTTCACTTGCAATCAAGAAGAGGCTGAAGCTAGAACTTCTAGCAGAAGAAATGCGTGTTCTATACGTGGCGCTCACACGGGCGAGAGAGAAGTTATATTTGCTAGGCACGGTGAAGTCGCTAGATAAATTATTACGGGCCTGGGGAAGACATCTTACGCGTGAAAACTGGTATTTGCCAGATTTTGAACTTGCAAAGGCGAAAAGCTACTTGGATTGGGTAGGTCCTGCGCTTCTTCGTCATCCAGATGCCGTGTTGTGGCGGGAACGTCTCGGCATTTCCGACGCAGCGTCAGACTTGAGATTGCTCCAGGATTCATCGCGTTGGAAACTAACTGTCATTACACCAGAAAGTTTACAAGAGGTTGCTGATCTGGAAGACGAAGTACAATTGCCTGATCATGATAAACTAGCAGCCATTCTAAAGCTTGCATCTGTTCCGACGAACGATACTTGGAAAGGGATTCTAGGGGATCGACTCTCCTGGGAATACGCCTATGGCGATGCGCCAAAACGTTTTGCCAAAACGACGGTATCCGAGGTAAAACGATTATCAGAGGCTCAACGAATCGTAAATGAGATGGAATTCCCAATTCAAGCGGGCATCCCTTCATTGGATAATAACGGGAGCCAGACGAAATCGATGATTTGGCGAAGGCCGCGATTTATGGAAGAGAAGAAGCTGACTGCCGCTGAGAAAGGCACTGTCGTTCATGCGGTGATGCAAAATCTGTCTCTGCATGAAAGGCCAACGGAAATGAGTATTACGACTACGCTTCAAGAGATGATGGATAAACAGAATATGACGCAGGATCAGCGTGATGTGGTTGATATTCCTGTTATTTTGAAATTTTTTGAGACACATGTAGGTAAACGAATGATAGAAGCTAAACAGATCCAGCGTGAGGTGCCATTTAGCTTTGGATTGCCGGCATCCGAGGTTTATCCTGAATCAGATTCTACAACCATTGGAGAGACCGTGCTGATTCAAGGTGTCATCGATTGTTTATTTGAAGATGAGCTGGGACTTGTTCTTGTTGATTATAAAACGGATGTCGTCAAAGGAAGTAGTGACGAAGAGCTTCAAAAGCGTTACGAGAAGCAAATCGAGCTTTATGCGCGGGCTGTGGAACATATTTGGAAGCGTCCGATTACGGGGAAATATTTGTATTTCTTTGATGGTGCTAAGCTCGTGGAGATGTAA